Proteins encoded in a region of the Syngnathus typhle isolate RoL2023-S1 ecotype Sweden linkage group LG20, RoL_Styp_1.0, whole genome shotgun sequence genome:
- the hey1 gene encoding hairy/enhancer-of-split related with YRPW motif protein 1 isoform X2, whose amino-acid sequence MKRSHDFSSSDSELDEAIEVEKESADESGASIQVQARKRRRGIIEKRRRDRINNSLSELRRLVPSAFEKQGSAKLEKAEILQMTVDHLKMLHAAGGKGFLDAHALAMDYQSLGFRECLAETTRYLSVVEGLENADPLRIRLVSHLNNYASQREVHMGLGQLAAWGSAFASPTVPHMPRLPFVAGLPRTGSPRSSSSSASSPPSAERQSDTATPHLEQLPPSVCGPSATAAPILHPALVSSSTAKHLLSAFPFPLGAFPLMSPVAAAALCPPTPILSAVGKPYRPWGMEIGAF is encoded by the exons ATGAAGAGGAGCCACGATTTCAGCTCGTCGGACAGCGAGCTGGACGAAGCCATCGAggtggagaaggagagcgcagaTGAGAGCGG CGCTTCTATTCAGGTGCAGGCGAGGAAGAGGCGGCGAGGA ATCATTGAGAAACGTCGTCGTGACCGAATCAACAACAGCTTGAGTGAACTCCGCAGGCTGGTGCCGAGCGCCTTTGAGAAGCAG GGTTCAGCCAAGTTGGAGAAAGCTGAAATTCTGCAGATGACTGTGGACCATCTGAAGATGCTCCATGCTGCAGGTGGCAAAg GGTTTTTAGACGCGCACGCCCTGGCAATGGATTACCAAAGTCTGGGTTTCCGGGAGTGCCTGGCGGAGACGACGCGCTACCTCAGCGTGGTGGAGGGTCTGGAAAACGCCGACCCCCTGAGGATCCGGCTGGTGTCGCACCTTAACAACTACGCCAGCCAGCGCGAGGTCCACATGGGGCTGGGCCAGCTGGCGGCGTGGGGTTCTGCCTTCGCCTCGCCAACGGTGCCCCACATGCCCCGCCTGCCGTTCGTGGCCGGGTTGCCCCGCACCGGCAGCCCCCGGTCCTCGTCCTCTTCCGCTTCGTCGCCGCCGTCTGCAGAGAGGCAAAGTGACACCGCCACCCCTCACCTGGAACAGTTGCCGCCCAGTGTGTGCGGGCCCTCTGCCACCGCCGCCCCCATCTTGCACCCCGCTCTGGTGTCCTCATCGACGGCCAAGCACCTCCTCTCAGCATTCCCCTTCCCTTTGGGAGCCTTCCCGCTCATGTCTCCCGTCGCGGCCGCCGCCCTCTGCCCGCCGACCCCGATACTTTCTGCTGTGGGCAAACCGTACAGACCCTGGGGGATGGAGATTGGAGCTTTTTGA
- the hey1 gene encoding hairy/enhancer-of-split related with YRPW motif protein 1 isoform X1 — translation MKRSHDFSSSDSELDEAIEVEKESADESGNIRSPLCLAFPSASIQVQARKRRRGIIEKRRRDRINNSLSELRRLVPSAFEKQGSAKLEKAEILQMTVDHLKMLHAAGGKGFLDAHALAMDYQSLGFRECLAETTRYLSVVEGLENADPLRIRLVSHLNNYASQREVHMGLGQLAAWGSAFASPTVPHMPRLPFVAGLPRTGSPRSSSSSASSPPSAERQSDTATPHLEQLPPSVCGPSATAAPILHPALVSSSTAKHLLSAFPFPLGAFPLMSPVAAAALCPPTPILSAVGKPYRPWGMEIGAF, via the exons ATGAAGAGGAGCCACGATTTCAGCTCGTCGGACAGCGAGCTGGACGAAGCCATCGAggtggagaaggagagcgcagaTGAGAGCGG CAACATTCGCTCTCCCCTCTGTTTGGCATTTCCAAGCGCTTCTATTCAGGTGCAGGCGAGGAAGAGGCGGCGAGGA ATCATTGAGAAACGTCGTCGTGACCGAATCAACAACAGCTTGAGTGAACTCCGCAGGCTGGTGCCGAGCGCCTTTGAGAAGCAG GGTTCAGCCAAGTTGGAGAAAGCTGAAATTCTGCAGATGACTGTGGACCATCTGAAGATGCTCCATGCTGCAGGTGGCAAAg GGTTTTTAGACGCGCACGCCCTGGCAATGGATTACCAAAGTCTGGGTTTCCGGGAGTGCCTGGCGGAGACGACGCGCTACCTCAGCGTGGTGGAGGGTCTGGAAAACGCCGACCCCCTGAGGATCCGGCTGGTGTCGCACCTTAACAACTACGCCAGCCAGCGCGAGGTCCACATGGGGCTGGGCCAGCTGGCGGCGTGGGGTTCTGCCTTCGCCTCGCCAACGGTGCCCCACATGCCCCGCCTGCCGTTCGTGGCCGGGTTGCCCCGCACCGGCAGCCCCCGGTCCTCGTCCTCTTCCGCTTCGTCGCCGCCGTCTGCAGAGAGGCAAAGTGACACCGCCACCCCTCACCTGGAACAGTTGCCGCCCAGTGTGTGCGGGCCCTCTGCCACCGCCGCCCCCATCTTGCACCCCGCTCTGGTGTCCTCATCGACGGCCAAGCACCTCCTCTCAGCATTCCCCTTCCCTTTGGGAGCCTTCCCGCTCATGTCTCCCGTCGCGGCCGCCGCCCTCTGCCCGCCGACCCCGATACTTTCTGCTGTGGGCAAACCGTACAGACCCTGGGGGATGGAGATTGGAGCTTTTTGA
- the stmn2b gene encoding stathmin-2b isoform X2 produces MKEISVFSLICSCLYPDSHKNPLGNFEELDIKPINKRASGQAFEVFLKPTSPVSDAAHSVTTPPKRDISLDDIQKKLEAADDRRRSQEAQVLRALAEKREHERYVLLKAMEENSNFSRMAEEKLQLKMEQIQENRQAYINALMERLQQRERHAQEVRRNKELREEVTA; encoded by the exons ATGAAGGAGATTTCCGTCTTCTCGCTCATCTGCTCCTGTCTGTACCCCGACAGCCACAAGAACCCCCTGGGAAACTTTGAAG AGCTGGACATCAAGCCGATCAACAAGCGTGCGTCAGGCCAGGCCTTCGAAGTCTTCTTGAAGCCGACATCGCCCGTGTCAGACGCTGCCCACAGCGTCACCACGCCCCCCAAGAGGGACATCTCCCTGGACGATATCCAGAAGAAGCTGGAGGCCGCTGATGACCGCAGGAGA TCCCAGGAGGCGCAGGTGCTGCGAGCGCTGGCGGAGAAGCGCGAGCACGAGCGCTACGTGCTGCTgaaggccatggaggagaacaGCAACTTCAGCCGCATGGCTGAGGAGAAGCTGCAGCTGAAGATGGAGCAGATCCAGGAGAACCGTCAGGCCTACATCAACGCCCTCATGGAGCGCCTGCAACAGAGG GAGAGGCACGCTCAGGAGGTGCGCAGGAACAAGGAGTTGAGAGAAGAGGTGACAGCGTGA
- the stmn2b gene encoding stathmin-2b isoform X1 — translation MAKTAIAYKEKMKEISVFSLICSCLYPDSHKNPLGNFEELDIKPINKRASGQAFEVFLKPTSPVSDAAHSVTTPPKRDISLDDIQKKLEAADDRRRSQEAQVLRALAEKREHERYVLLKAMEENSNFSRMAEEKLQLKMEQIQENRQAYINALMERLQQRERHAQEVRRNKELREEVTA, via the exons CTTACAAGGAGAAGATGAAGGAGATTTCCGTCTTCTCGCTCATCTGCTCCTGTCTGTACCCCGACAGCCACAAGAACCCCCTGGGAAACTTTGAAG AGCTGGACATCAAGCCGATCAACAAGCGTGCGTCAGGCCAGGCCTTCGAAGTCTTCTTGAAGCCGACATCGCCCGTGTCAGACGCTGCCCACAGCGTCACCACGCCCCCCAAGAGGGACATCTCCCTGGACGATATCCAGAAGAAGCTGGAGGCCGCTGATGACCGCAGGAGA TCCCAGGAGGCGCAGGTGCTGCGAGCGCTGGCGGAGAAGCGCGAGCACGAGCGCTACGTGCTGCTgaaggccatggaggagaacaGCAACTTCAGCCGCATGGCTGAGGAGAAGCTGCAGCTGAAGATGGAGCAGATCCAGGAGAACCGTCAGGCCTACATCAACGCCCTCATGGAGCGCCTGCAACAGAGG GAGAGGCACGCTCAGGAGGTGCGCAGGAACAAGGAGTTGAGAGAAGAGGTGACAGCGTGA